From the genome of Geobacter sp. SVR, one region includes:
- a CDS encoding penicillin-binding transpeptidase domain-containing protein, whose product MQDLKHLTRKKGISLFRSSQEGSISQTLRPPTGKRRQKLKHLLLFLAIVLALTPVCMLIYHQAPKGAKAISDLIRSRLSPAPQSAEAAKPPTASNFEIASRLLDSATVAGEQFTARTAAGDTLHYTIRGDLQKRVHDFMASNQVPYGVFVAIEPSTGRILAMTSYSAVDPNWSRSAFYDLYPMASLFKIVTASAALEQKRITPETVIEFRGKYTSENPRYWEASPRGKNTRLDLTYAMGKSINPVYGRVAADIAGKGLLLESVRKFGFNQSLLPGTPVKESRAAEPRDTHGLMLMGAGLDHEVKISPLHAAVMMAAIANGGKMMSPGLTEKVTDVAGTARDSHTPREIRQLVSPETAASLTRMLSSTVTSGTSRKAFHDRRGRPRLDVDVAAKTGSINGSDPRGHYSWFAAFAPARNPRIALVSLVINQDKWKIKSSQVGEQALQEFFGK is encoded by the coding sequence ATGCAGGATCTCAAACATTTAACCAGAAAAAAAGGCATATCGCTATTCAGGTCTTCCCAGGAGGGAAGCATCTCACAAACCCTTCGTCCCCCCACCGGCAAACGCCGCCAAAAGCTCAAGCATCTGCTGTTGTTTCTGGCCATTGTTCTGGCACTGACGCCGGTCTGCATGCTGATCTATCACCAGGCCCCCAAAGGAGCCAAGGCAATCTCCGACCTGATCCGTTCGCGCCTGAGTCCGGCGCCTCAGTCGGCTGAAGCGGCCAAACCACCCACCGCCAGCAACTTCGAGATCGCCAGCCGGCTGCTCGATTCCGCCACCGTCGCGGGAGAGCAGTTCACTGCACGAACCGCTGCCGGCGACACGCTGCACTACACCATCCGGGGAGACCTGCAGAAACGGGTCCATGATTTCATGGCAAGCAACCAGGTTCCCTATGGCGTATTTGTTGCCATAGAGCCCTCCACCGGCCGCATCCTGGCCATGACCTCCTACTCGGCGGTCGATCCGAACTGGTCGCGGAGCGCCTTTTACGATCTCTACCCGATGGCATCGCTTTTCAAAATAGTGACGGCATCGGCCGCACTGGAACAAAAACGGATCACCCCGGAAACGGTGATCGAGTTCCGTGGCAAATACACCTCCGAAAACCCCCGCTACTGGGAGGCCAGTCCGCGCGGCAAGAACACTCGCCTGGATCTGACCTATGCCATGGGCAAGTCCATCAACCCCGTTTATGGCAGGGTTGCGGCCGATATTGCCGGGAAAGGTTTGTTGCTGGAGTCGGTCCGCAAATTCGGCTTCAACCAGTCCCTGCTGCCGGGCACGCCGGTCAAGGAGAGCAGGGCGGCCGAACCTCGGGATACGCATGGCCTGATGCTGATGGGGGCCGGATTGGATCATGAAGTCAAGATTTCGCCGCTGCATGCCGCCGTCATGATGGCCGCCATTGCCAATGGCGGCAAGATGATGTCCCCCGGTTTAACCGAAAAGGTGACCGATGTGGCCGGAACAGCCAGGGACTCTCATACCCCCCGTGAGATCCGCCAGCTTGTCTCCCCCGAAACAGCGGCATCCCTGACGCGGATGCTCTCCAGCACCGTCACCAGCGGCACCTCCCGCAAGGCTTTTCACGACCGGCGCGGCCGTCCCCGCTTGGACGTGGATGTAGCCGCCAAAACCGGGTCGATCAACGGCAGCGATCCGCGTGGCCATTATTCGTGGTTTGCCGCCTTTGCGCCGGCTCGCAATCCGCGCATCGCGCTGGTGTCACTGGTCATCAATCAGGATAAATGGAAAATAAAGTCGTCGCAGGTGGGTGAACAGGCTTTGCAGGAATTCTTCGGGAAGTAG
- a CDS encoding UDP-2,3-diacylglucosamine diphosphatase, giving the protein MRTIFLADAHLTEPTEPNYRLLLRFLHELEGTTETLFIMGDLFDFWLGFPSHPFRQHDPLLDALMALKRSGCRLIYFEGNHDFHLGPLFRESLAAEIHTGPIVRTVQGRRLYLCHGDQINRADRGYRLLRLVLHNALVAWGVNHFPPSLALQIKERLQRTSKAGYHQKSARWDYRDIICDFARSLREQGCDGLVTGHFHLAFHEELASPRFTILSLGDWMERFTYGEIENGELLLKSYSQAP; this is encoded by the coding sequence ATGCGCACCATTTTTCTGGCCGATGCCCACCTGACAGAGCCGACCGAACCGAATTACCGTTTGCTGCTGCGCTTTCTGCACGAGCTTGAAGGCACCACCGAAACCCTGTTCATCATGGGGGATCTGTTCGATTTCTGGCTGGGCTTCCCTTCTCACCCCTTCCGGCAGCACGATCCGCTGTTGGATGCGCTGATGGCGCTCAAGCGGAGCGGATGCCGGCTGATTTATTTCGAGGGTAACCACGATTTTCATCTGGGCCCCCTGTTTCGCGAGTCGCTGGCTGCCGAGATCCATACCGGCCCAATCGTGCGGACGGTACAGGGACGGCGGCTGTATCTATGCCACGGCGATCAGATCAACCGGGCCGACCGGGGATACCGTTTGCTGCGCCTGGTGTTGCACAATGCCTTGGTCGCCTGGGGGGTCAATCATTTCCCCCCCTCCCTGGCATTGCAGATCAAGGAACGCCTTCAACGGACCAGCAAGGCCGGATACCACCAGAAGTCGGCTCGCTGGGACTACCGCGATATCATCTGTGACTTTGCCCGTTCTCTGCGGGAACAGGGCTGCGACGGGTTGGTCACCGGTCATTTCCACCTGGCGTTCCACGAGGAACTTGCGTCTCCCCGTTTTACCATTCTCTCGCTGGGAGACTGGATGGAACGCTTCACCTATGGCGAGATCGAGAACGGCGAACTGCTGCTGAAATCCTACAGTCAGGCTCCGTAG
- a CDS encoding UPF0158 family protein has translation MAHVHNIEIIWDELMDAFTSVQSDRVYFLDRHTGEVFFVPSNLEDEEFWRQIETNRDRFLEIPSFDYGMERQLMKGFIGAIEDTGLKELLGGSITGMKPYGKISDILSFFPEERDRLVEMKDEFLASRVKTWLTANNLFAETEAMRILRI, from the coding sequence ATGGCACATGTGCACAACATAGAGATAATCTGGGATGAACTGATGGATGCCTTCACGTCGGTCCAGAGCGATCGGGTATATTTTCTGGACCGTCATACCGGCGAGGTATTCTTTGTGCCCTCGAATCTGGAGGACGAGGAATTCTGGCGTCAAATCGAGACGAATCGCGATCGCTTCCTGGAAATTCCGAGCTTCGACTACGGCATGGAACGTCAGCTGATGAAAGGCTTCATCGGAGCCATCGAGGATACCGGACTCAAGGAGCTGTTGGGCGGATCGATCACCGGCATGAAACCGTACGGCAAGATCAGCGATATCCTTTCCTTCTTTCCCGAGGAACGGGACCGCCTGGTGGAAATGAAGGACGAGTTCCTGGCCAGCCGCGTCAAGACCTGGCTGACAGCAAACAACCTCTTTGCCGAGACGGAAGCGATGCGGATCCTGCGCATCTGA
- a CDS encoding AI-2E family transporter, translating into MSHTHTISRSDYGRLIAIILVLCLLAAVGYALQHTVSCFLLSWVIAYLLDPIVVKAGEHGVKRIYALALLYVLLGVLTVFFLTFMVPMITISWDRFINDLPLYIQKIKQIALEWKERVPARQGAEELDWLIDTLSGNIAKAADKAGLMAYSFGTRIFFNLFNIVLSPILVFFMLYYKQTILETFASCIPGHRREMVIDIGREVNGSIGGYLRGQVIVSIIVSVLASAALFILDIPHPFFCGIFAGAASILPFIGVFIAIVPALFFAWFKYQAMAGLVKIGIVFGVIYFLEGYIIKPLVFKESMNLNPLVTIIMVMALGEMLGFWGILLALPIAAAIKIAWEHVLRGDFRH; encoded by the coding sequence ATGAGTCACACCCATACCATCTCCCGCAGCGATTACGGCAGATTGATCGCCATCATCCTGGTGCTCTGCCTGCTGGCGGCCGTGGGCTACGCCTTGCAGCATACCGTATCGTGCTTTCTGCTCTCCTGGGTGATCGCCTACCTGCTGGATCCGATCGTGGTGAAAGCCGGGGAGCACGGCGTCAAGCGCATCTACGCTCTGGCCCTGCTGTACGTGCTGCTCGGCGTTCTGACGGTCTTTTTCCTGACCTTCATGGTCCCGATGATCACCATCAGTTGGGACAGGTTCATCAACGACCTGCCGCTCTATATCCAGAAGATCAAGCAGATTGCCCTGGAGTGGAAAGAACGCGTCCCTGCCCGCCAGGGGGCGGAGGAACTCGACTGGCTGATCGACACGCTCTCGGGCAATATTGCCAAGGCCGCCGACAAGGCCGGACTGATGGCCTATTCCTTCGGAACCCGCATCTTCTTCAACCTCTTCAACATCGTCCTGTCTCCGATCCTCGTGTTCTTCATGCTCTACTACAAGCAGACCATCCTGGAGACGTTCGCCTCGTGCATTCCCGGTCATCGCCGGGAAATGGTGATCGACATCGGCCGGGAGGTCAATGGCAGTATCGGCGGCTATCTGCGGGGACAGGTGATCGTTTCCATCATCGTCAGCGTGTTGGCCTCGGCCGCGCTCTTCATCCTGGACATTCCCCACCCGTTCTTCTGCGGCATCTTTGCCGGTGCCGCCTCGATACTCCCTTTCATCGGTGTGTTCATCGCCATCGTGCCTGCTCTGTTCTTTGCCTGGTTCAAATACCAGGCCATGGCCGGACTCGTGAAAATCGGCATTGTCTTCGGCGTGATATACTTTTTGGAGGGGTATATCATCAAGCCCTTGGTCTTCAAGGAGTCCATGAACCTGAACCCCCTGGTGACAATTATCATGGTCATGGCGCTGGGGGAAATGCTTGGTTTCTGGGGCATTCTGCTGGCCCTGCCCATTGCCGCCGCCATCAAGATCGCCTGGGAGCACGTTCTCAGGGGCGATTTCCGGCACTGA
- a CDS encoding heavy metal translocating P-type ATPase, with the protein MTTTIISITGMSCASCAARIEARLATLKGIGSAAVNLATGELTVCHDETMASAEDIAASIRELGYGASLPAPAGELTFGVSGLHCASCVDRLETALLENSAVTTAIVNLAAETGFVRYDPARLNRADIFAIVHATGYTPLELGEAEAAGRDELRSQRNWFIFSLAASLPIMLTMGMHHNRAVMQLNLLLATAVQFSAGLAFYRGAWSALKTRSANMDVLIALGTSAAYFYSLAAYAGLLGPGREVFFETSAMLIAFIRLGKYLEARARGKAGEALKKLLHLQADKARLVTPEGEKEVPASVIRVGDVVLVRPGETIPVDGEVIEGSGAVDEAMVTGESMPVLKQAGDSVTGATISKGGVLKIRATRVGEATLLSQIVRMVREAQGDKAPIQRFADAVSGKFVPAVIVLALATFLVWFFVLQSDFLTAFKFAIAVVVIACPCAMGLATPTAIMVGSGVALARGILVKKGSALEIISGLQVLLLDKTGTLTSGAPVMTDLIPVSRSVDPNRLMECLATAEAHSSHPLAQAAVAAAEAAGVRPGEATAYEERGGYGITCLYGDVRLAVGNERLMQEENVSMASLADKAGELAAAGKSLIYVSADSTLVGVAAFADMLKPSSKQAVAELRELGIRTCMITGDHAAVARAVAAQVGVDQFEAEVLPDRKQEVVREYQQQGHLTGMVGDGINDAPALARADIGIAIGGGTDVAKETGDIVLMRDDLLDVVRAIRIGRATLSKVKQNLFWALFYNILGIPVAAGLLSSYGITLKPEYAGLAMAFSSVSVVLNSILLKRVERHL; encoded by the coding sequence ATGACCACCACCATCATCAGCATTACCGGCATGTCGTGCGCCAGCTGCGCTGCCCGGATCGAGGCCCGGCTGGCCACCCTCAAGGGGATCGGATCGGCAGCCGTCAATCTGGCTACCGGAGAATTGACCGTCTGCCACGACGAGACCATGGCATCCGCCGAGGATATCGCTGCATCGATCAGGGAACTCGGCTACGGGGCAAGCCTGCCCGCTCCCGCCGGTGAACTGACCTTCGGAGTCAGCGGTCTGCACTGCGCTTCCTGTGTCGACCGGCTGGAAACCGCTCTTCTGGAAAATTCCGCCGTCACCACCGCCATCGTCAACCTGGCCGCCGAAACCGGCTTTGTCCGCTACGATCCGGCCCGTCTGAACCGCGCCGACATCTTCGCCATCGTCCATGCAACCGGATACACCCCCCTGGAACTGGGCGAGGCCGAGGCAGCCGGACGCGATGAACTCCGCAGCCAGCGCAACTGGTTCATCTTCTCACTGGCAGCCTCGCTGCCGATCATGCTGACCATGGGCATGCACCACAACCGGGCCGTAATGCAGCTCAACCTGCTCCTGGCCACGGCGGTGCAGTTCTCGGCCGGCCTGGCTTTCTACCGCGGCGCCTGGTCGGCCCTGAAGACCCGCAGTGCAAACATGGACGTGCTGATCGCACTGGGCACCTCGGCAGCCTATTTCTATTCGCTGGCGGCCTATGCCGGGCTGCTCGGCCCCGGGCGGGAGGTCTTCTTCGAGACGTCAGCCATGCTGATCGCCTTTATCCGGCTCGGCAAGTACCTGGAGGCCCGGGCCCGCGGCAAGGCGGGCGAAGCGCTCAAGAAGCTCCTGCACCTGCAGGCCGACAAGGCCCGCCTGGTAACTCCCGAGGGGGAAAAAGAGGTGCCCGCCTCGGTCATCCGGGTCGGCGATGTCGTGCTGGTGCGGCCGGGGGAGACGATACCGGTGGACGGAGAGGTGATCGAAGGTAGCGGCGCGGTGGACGAAGCCATGGTCACCGGCGAGTCCATGCCGGTGCTGAAGCAGGCCGGCGACAGCGTCACCGGCGCCACGATCAGCAAAGGCGGCGTGCTGAAGATACGCGCCACGCGGGTCGGCGAGGCGACCCTGCTCTCCCAGATCGTCCGGATGGTGCGCGAAGCACAGGGGGACAAGGCCCCCATCCAGCGTTTTGCCGACGCGGTATCCGGCAAATTCGTGCCGGCCGTGATCGTCCTGGCGCTGGCAACCTTTCTGGTCTGGTTCTTTGTACTGCAGTCCGATTTTCTGACGGCTTTCAAGTTTGCCATTGCGGTGGTGGTGATCGCCTGTCCCTGCGCCATGGGACTGGCCACCCCCACTGCCATCATGGTGGGCAGCGGCGTTGCACTGGCACGCGGCATCCTGGTCAAGAAGGGGTCGGCCCTGGAGATCATCTCCGGTCTGCAGGTGCTGTTGCTGGACAAGACCGGTACCCTGACCAGCGGTGCGCCGGTCATGACCGACCTGATCCCGGTATCCCGCAGCGTTGACCCGAATCGGCTGATGGAGTGCCTGGCAACCGCCGAGGCCCATTCCAGCCACCCCCTGGCGCAGGCTGCGGTCGCTGCGGCCGAAGCGGCGGGGGTCAGGCCGGGAGAGGCAACCGCCTACGAGGAACGCGGCGGCTACGGCATCACCTGCCTGTACGGCGACGTGCGCCTGGCAGTGGGCAACGAGCGGCTGATGCAGGAGGAAAATGTCTCCATGGCCTCGCTGGCCGACAAGGCCGGAGAACTGGCCGCTGCCGGCAAGTCCCTGATCTATGTGTCGGCCGATTCCACCCTGGTGGGTGTGGCCGCCTTTGCCGACATGCTCAAGCCCAGCTCGAAACAGGCTGTGGCCGAGCTGAGAGAGCTGGGGATCAGGACCTGCATGATCACCGGAGATCACGCCGCCGTGGCCAGAGCGGTCGCCGCCCAGGTCGGCGTCGATCAGTTCGAGGCAGAGGTGCTGCCGGACCGCAAGCAGGAGGTGGTCAGGGAATACCAGCAGCAGGGGCATCTCACCGGCATGGTGGGGGACGGCATCAATGACGCACCGGCACTGGCCCGGGCCGACATAGGCATTGCCATTGGCGGCGGTACGGACGTTGCCAAGGAGACCGGCGACATCGTGCTGATGCGGGACGACCTGCTGGATGTGGTGCGCGCCATCAGGATCGGGCGGGCCACGCTTTCCAAGGTCAAGCAGAACCTGTTCTGGGCGCTGTTTTACAACATTCTGGGCATTCCCGTAGCCGCCGGTCTGCTCTCGAGCTATGGTATCACCCTCAAGCCCGAATACGCCGGACTGGCTATGGCCTTTTCGTCGGTTTCGGTAGTACTGAATTCGATCCTGCTGAAACGGGTGGAGCGGCACTTGTAG
- a CDS encoding TetR/AcrR family transcriptional regulator: MSTTTPDTKTKLIDAALDLIWKGSYGSVSVDDICRAADVRKGSFYHYFPSKVDLALAVMEESHRLMEPEFDVIFSPRIPALQRFERFADFVYRSQSEAAAKYHQVCGCPCTSLGSEMAGQEACIRDKYEEITRRKERYYQNALRDMIAEGLLPPQTDVNAVAEEINTYIIGQLVIARIQNNLEHLKRDLKIGLLKILGVER; this comes from the coding sequence ATGAGTACGACTACACCGGACACGAAGACCAAACTGATCGATGCAGCCCTTGACCTGATCTGGAAAGGGAGTTACGGCTCCGTCAGCGTTGACGACATCTGTCGTGCCGCAGATGTACGAAAAGGGAGTTTCTACCACTACTTTCCTTCCAAAGTCGACTTGGCACTCGCCGTCATGGAAGAGTCACACCGGCTTATGGAGCCGGAATTCGACGTTATCTTTTCACCGAGAATCCCCGCGCTGCAGCGTTTCGAGAGGTTTGCCGACTTTGTCTACCGCTCCCAATCGGAGGCCGCCGCCAAGTACCACCAAGTATGCGGCTGTCCGTGTACCTCCCTGGGCTCCGAGATGGCCGGGCAGGAGGCCTGCATCCGCGACAAGTACGAAGAAATCACTCGACGTAAAGAGCGTTATTATCAGAATGCGCTGCGGGACATGATCGCCGAGGGGCTGTTACCGCCACAGACGGACGTCAATGCGGTGGCCGAGGAAATCAATACCTACATCATCGGCCAGTTAGTCATCGCCCGTATCCAGAACAACTTGGAGCATCTCAAGCGGGATTTGAAAATAGGGCTGTTGAAGATATTGGGAGTGGAGCGCTGA
- a CDS encoding efflux RND transporter periplasmic adaptor subunit, producing MRHLKHVVKNRVVRLGVGLAVTLTVGYLAINYIATNVKAQSPAATAAAEQPSHVGTVTVKPQQVRTWSEFSGRLQAVDFAEVRPEVSGRITGIRFKEGQTVSAGTVLFVIDPRPFEAAVAKAEATLATARTNAEFAQTELERASKMIQTQAIAQRLYDERANADRVARAAISMAEAELKQARIDLDHAYVKAPISGRISRAEITLGNRVQAGAGAPVLSSIVSDKGIYADFEVDEQTYLTSIRSHADTSVKERRIPVELTVQGDDVHPYRGTIQSFDNRIDPGSGTIRARARFENENGALIPGMFVAVRLASSGDNSVLLVPERAVGNDQSKKFVYVVGNGDKVVYREVKLGQQAQGGRIVLSGVQPGDRVITDGLQHVKPEMIVRATEVAGPQATERLAANDRHALDRSGKDTP from the coding sequence ATGAGACATCTGAAACATGTGGTCAAAAATCGTGTGGTCCGACTGGGTGTCGGTCTGGCAGTCACCCTGACGGTAGGTTACCTTGCCATCAACTACATCGCTACAAACGTAAAGGCCCAATCCCCGGCCGCAACGGCTGCTGCGGAACAGCCCTCCCACGTCGGCACCGTGACGGTCAAACCGCAGCAGGTGCGCACGTGGTCCGAGTTTTCCGGCAGGCTTCAAGCCGTTGATTTCGCGGAGGTACGACCCGAGGTAAGCGGACGTATCACGGGGATCCGTTTTAAGGAAGGGCAGACCGTTAGTGCCGGCACCGTGTTGTTTGTCATCGATCCACGCCCCTTCGAGGCGGCGGTGGCCAAAGCCGAGGCCACCCTGGCTACCGCGAGGACAAACGCCGAATTCGCCCAAACTGAACTGGAACGGGCCTCCAAGATGATCCAGACCCAGGCCATTGCCCAGCGCCTCTACGACGAGCGGGCCAACGCCGACCGGGTCGCCCGGGCCGCCATCTCTATGGCCGAAGCCGAATTGAAACAGGCACGCATCGACTTGGATCACGCCTACGTAAAGGCTCCTATCAGCGGGCGGATCAGTCGCGCCGAGATCACCCTGGGCAACCGGGTTCAGGCGGGAGCGGGTGCGCCGGTGTTAAGCTCTATCGTCTCCGACAAGGGGATCTACGCTGACTTCGAGGTGGATGAGCAGACCTACCTGACCAGCATCCGCAGCCATGCCGACACCTCGGTCAAGGAACGCCGGATTCCGGTCGAGTTGACGGTACAGGGAGACGATGTCCACCCCTATCGCGGCACCATCCAGAGCTTCGACAACCGGATCGACCCCGGTTCGGGCACCATCCGGGCGCGTGCGCGTTTCGAAAACGAGAACGGAGCTCTGATACCCGGCATGTTCGTAGCGGTCCGGCTTGCCAGCAGCGGGGACAACTCGGTCCTTCTGGTGCCGGAGCGCGCCGTCGGCAACGATCAGAGCAAGAAGTTCGTCTATGTGGTCGGCAATGGCGACAAGGTGGTCTACCGTGAAGTCAAGCTCGGCCAGCAGGCCCAGGGCGGGCGTATTGTGCTCTCCGGGGTGCAGCCTGGCGACCGCGTGATCACGGACGGCCTGCAACATGTCAAACCCGAGATGATTGTGCGTGCCACCGAAGTTGCCGGTCCTCAGGCAACGGAGCGCCTGGCAGCCAACGACCGGCATGCCCTCGACCGTTCGGGAAAGGACACGCCATGA